In Candidatus Fermentibacter sp., one genomic interval encodes:
- a CDS encoding OmpW family outer membrane protein: MPVVILALLASVDPYGPWTVGTSLCIDGVESEASQADGIEAFSAVYVRASVSRALSRILSASLSVANASHEFAHGEDEIPMGSVEFLPVTAMLQYRPLPGRGFEPRIGAGACAVVFWEKSGSLDSLDLPACVSPAIELGLDWNLSQRLLLGLGARWTWLDTGIENGGERLTDLSMDVLELSLGIGTRL, translated from the coding sequence ATGCCTGTAGTCATCCTTGCGCTGCTGGCCTCCGTCGATCCATACGGGCCCTGGACCGTGGGCACGAGCCTCTGCATCGACGGAGTGGAGTCGGAAGCATCCCAGGCCGACGGGATCGAGGCCTTCAGCGCCGTATACGTCAGAGCCTCGGTCTCGCGGGCCCTGTCGCGCATCCTCTCCGCAAGCCTGTCTGTCGCGAACGCCTCCCACGAATTCGCACATGGCGAGGACGAGATCCCGATGGGGTCCGTGGAGTTCCTCCCCGTCACCGCCATGCTGCAGTACCGGCCCCTGCCGGGCCGCGGGTTCGAACCCCGGATCGGCGCCGGCGCCTGCGCGGTCGTCTTCTGGGAGAAGAGCGGCAGCCTGGACTCCCTCGACCTGCCCGCCTGCGTGTCGCCCGCCATCGAACTCGGGCTCGACTGGAACCTGTCGCAGAGGCTCCTGCTCGGCCTGGGCGCGAGATGGACATGGCTGGACACCGGGATCGAGAATGGCGGCGAGAGGCTGACCGACCTCTCCATGGACGTCCTGGAGCTTTCCCTGGGGATCGGGACGAGACTCTGA
- a CDS encoding FAD-dependent oxidoreductase, translating to MSTERTQRRIASHPVLACPEPEYVRFGFDGEELMGRRGEMVSSALFANGIRVFGHHRADGGAQGIFCANGQCSQCNLLIDGVLQKGCVTALAEGMDVRSVEGLTALAEKPGPDVPAPSTVETDVLVIGAGPAGLAAALELGRAGARTILVDDKERPGGKLVLQTHKFFGSEEDCYAGTRGIEIASILAGQLASQPSVEVWTSSTVLAVFSDGLVGVRRPGGYVLVRPRHLLTASGAREKSLVFPGNTLPGVYGAGAFQTLVNRDLIRSSDRIFIVGGGNVGLIAAYHALQAGMKVAGLVEAMPSCGGYKVHADKIRRLGVPIHTGHTILAAHGTEALEAVTIAGVDGSFRPVPGTERTFRADTLLVAVGLDPVNEFHRKAVEFGIPASMAGDAEEIAEASAAMFSGRIRGMEIACSLGLCLEEPPADWIEKGAVLKSPGGAVHPYSVPAGREGVFPVLHCMQEIPCNPCMTSCPKNLIGTSGHPILGIPEYSEGCIGCEKCVSVCPGLAITLVDFRKDPARPTVSIPFELDSTGLKAGMGLELTDREGGSLGKGVLLATREVPGGRRTVLLRIAVAAEIASRVAGVRVQTDADTAPEPEAWEAPLADDAIVCRCERVTAGEIRSHLRGGVRDLNELKALTRAGFGACGGKTCRMLLARIAREEGIPLSEIEPLTERPLFAETPLGFFSGRCPE from the coding sequence GTGTCCACAGAAAGAACGCAGAGGCGTATCGCGAGCCACCCCGTGCTCGCCTGCCCGGAGCCGGAATACGTCCGCTTCGGGTTCGACGGGGAGGAACTCATGGGCCGCCGGGGGGAGATGGTCTCCTCGGCACTCTTCGCCAACGGCATAAGGGTGTTCGGACACCACAGGGCCGACGGAGGAGCACAGGGCATCTTCTGCGCCAACGGGCAGTGCTCGCAGTGCAACCTGCTGATCGACGGCGTTCTGCAGAAGGGCTGCGTCACCGCGCTCGCCGAAGGGATGGACGTGCGCAGCGTCGAGGGGCTGACAGCCCTTGCGGAGAAGCCGGGCCCGGATGTCCCCGCCCCGTCGACGGTCGAAACCGACGTCCTGGTGATAGGCGCCGGACCCGCAGGCCTCGCTGCGGCCCTGGAGCTGGGGCGCGCCGGAGCCCGCACCATCCTGGTGGACGACAAGGAAAGGCCCGGCGGCAAGCTCGTCCTCCAGACCCACAAGTTCTTCGGCTCGGAGGAGGACTGCTACGCAGGCACGAGAGGCATCGAGATCGCGTCGATCCTCGCGGGGCAGCTCGCCTCGCAGCCCTCGGTGGAGGTCTGGACCTCCAGCACTGTTCTCGCGGTCTTCTCCGACGGCCTCGTGGGCGTCAGGAGGCCCGGCGGATACGTGCTCGTCAGGCCCAGGCACCTGCTGACCGCCTCCGGCGCCCGCGAGAAGTCGCTGGTGTTCCCCGGCAACACGCTGCCGGGCGTCTACGGCGCCGGAGCCTTCCAGACCCTCGTGAACCGCGACCTGATACGCTCCTCCGATCGCATCTTCATCGTGGGCGGGGGAAACGTGGGCCTCATAGCCGCATATCACGCCCTGCAGGCCGGGATGAAGGTGGCGGGCCTGGTCGAGGCGATGCCCTCCTGCGGCGGGTACAAGGTCCACGCCGACAAGATCAGGAGGCTCGGGGTCCCCATCCACACCGGGCACACGATCCTCGCGGCCCACGGCACCGAGGCTCTCGAGGCCGTCACCATCGCCGGGGTGGACGGTTCGTTCAGGCCCGTGCCGGGCACCGAGCGCACTTTCAGGGCCGACACGCTGCTCGTGGCCGTCGGCCTCGACCCGGTGAACGAGTTCCACCGCAAGGCCGTCGAGTTCGGCATCCCGGCCTCCATGGCCGGCGACGCGGAGGAGATAGCCGAGGCCAGCGCCGCGATGTTCTCGGGGAGGATCAGGGGGATGGAGATCGCCTGCTCCCTGGGTCTCTGCCTCGAGGAGCCGCCCGCTGACTGGATCGAGAAGGGCGCGGTGCTGAAGAGCCCCGGAGGCGCGGTCCACCCCTACTCCGTGCCCGCCGGCCGCGAAGGCGTCTTCCCCGTGCTCCACTGCATGCAGGAGATACCCTGCAACCCGTGCATGACCTCGTGCCCGAAGAACCTGATAGGCACGTCCGGGCACCCGATCCTGGGCATACCGGAGTACTCCGAGGGCTGCATCGGCTGCGAGAAGTGCGTCTCGGTCTGCCCGGGCCTCGCCATCACGCTGGTCGACTTCAGGAAGGACCCCGCCAGGCCGACCGTATCGATCCCATTCGAACTCGATTCCACCGGTCTGAAGGCAGGCATGGGGCTCGAGCTGACCGACCGGGAGGGAGGCTCCCTCGGGAAGGGCGTCCTGCTCGCGACCCGCGAGGTGCCAGGAGGCAGGCGTACCGTCCTGCTGAGGATCGCCGTAGCTGCCGAAATCGCCTCCAGGGTTGCCGGAGTGCGCGTGCAGACTGATGCCGACACGGCCCCCGAGCCGGAGGCCTGGGAGGCTCCGCTGGCCGACGATGCCATAGTCTGCCGCTGCGAACGGGTCACCGCCGGCGAGATACGCAGTCACCTGCGCGGGGGCGTGAGGGACCTCAACGAGCTCAAGGCGCTCACCCGCGCCGGATTCGGGGCGTGCGGCGGCAAGACGTGCCGCATGCTCCTGGCGCGGATCGCCCGCGAGGAGGGCATCCCTCTCTCCGAGATCGAACCCCTCACCGAAAGGCCGCTGTTCGCAGAGACCCCGCTGGGGTTCTTCAGCGGGAGGTGCCCGGAATGA
- a CDS encoding agmatine deiminase family protein, with the protein MRIALVLLAAGMAFAASAETSVCGSEELLPIGFTPEELLRLDEIGTYNSATPPPGEGVRSPGEFEPMTGVFIRWPLGIPYSVIVDFSNHTQVWVICQSSEQAGVTSAFTAEGVNMANVSFVFAPTNSIWVRDYGPWFLMLDDGSAGIFDFDYNRPRPDDDNFPIALGTAWDMPVYTSDIIHTGGNYMSSGLGVSMSSALVIDENGGDEDWVDSQMLLYCGVDDYFTPEDPQASYIDHIDCWGKLLSPDRILILQVPPSHQDYAALEAMADLLSGMTGPYGTPYQVFRVYSSGTEGYTNSIIINDRVYVPTWNTANDAPALASYQAALPGYDIVGFYFSGWLNTDALHCRAMGVTDPEMLWIDHTPVAEYQTENIPVTVSAFIRCHPSNSLTMTRLYYRYGTSGAFTQATMTSSGGDIYQAEIPGAGAGTVVQYYIAATDDSGRSEAHPRFAPGSWFDTFVFSGTGIGGGPEAVPGLSIRGFGPNPFSSAVSMELTVAGAPHVRVEVRDLAGRLVETVFEGEPGASAMNVTWTPGAGVPDGLYILRVETPGGSDSRMATLLR; encoded by the coding sequence ATGAGGATTGCTCTTGTCCTTCTCGCCGCCGGCATGGCGTTCGCGGCATCGGCCGAGACGTCGGTCTGCGGTTCGGAGGAGCTGCTCCCGATCGGGTTCACCCCGGAGGAGCTGCTCAGGCTCGACGAGATAGGTACGTACAACTCCGCCACCCCGCCCCCGGGCGAGGGAGTCAGGAGCCCCGGCGAGTTCGAGCCGATGACGGGCGTCTTCATCCGCTGGCCACTCGGGATCCCCTACAGCGTCATAGTGGACTTCTCGAACCACACTCAGGTCTGGGTGATATGCCAGTCGTCCGAGCAGGCGGGCGTGACCTCGGCGTTCACGGCCGAGGGCGTGAACATGGCGAACGTCTCGTTCGTCTTCGCGCCCACCAACTCTATATGGGTCAGGGACTACGGCCCCTGGTTCCTCATGCTCGACGACGGTTCGGCCGGCATATTCGACTTCGACTACAACAGGCCCAGACCCGACGACGACAACTTCCCGATCGCCCTCGGCACCGCCTGGGACATGCCGGTCTACACCTCCGACATCATCCACACCGGCGGCAACTACATGTCCTCCGGCCTGGGCGTGTCCATGTCGTCGGCCCTCGTGATAGACGAGAACGGCGGCGACGAGGACTGGGTCGACTCGCAGATGCTGCTCTACTGCGGAGTCGACGACTACTTCACGCCCGAGGACCCGCAGGCCTCCTACATCGACCACATAGACTGCTGGGGCAAGCTGCTCTCGCCCGACAGGATCCTGATCCTGCAGGTCCCTCCGTCGCACCAGGACTACGCGGCCCTCGAGGCCATGGCCGACCTGCTTTCGGGGATGACGGGCCCCTACGGCACCCCGTACCAGGTGTTCCGGGTCTATTCGAGCGGGACGGAGGGCTACACCAACAGCATCATCATCAACGACAGGGTCTACGTCCCGACCTGGAACACCGCGAACGATGCCCCGGCGCTCGCCTCGTACCAGGCCGCGCTGCCCGGGTATGACATCGTAGGATTCTACTTCAGCGGCTGGCTGAACACCGACGCCCTGCACTGCCGCGCCATGGGCGTCACCGATCCCGAGATGCTCTGGATCGACCACACCCCGGTGGCGGAGTACCAGACCGAGAACATCCCCGTCACGGTGAGCGCGTTCATCCGCTGCCACCCCTCCAACAGCCTCACGATGACGAGGCTCTACTATAGGTACGGCACATCCGGCGCATTCACCCAGGCAACCATGACCTCATCCGGTGGGGACATCTATCAGGCCGAAATCCCCGGCGCCGGCGCGGGCACCGTGGTCCAGTACTACATCGCCGCGACCGACGATTCCGGGCGCTCTGAGGCCCATCCCAGGTTCGCCCCCGGCTCCTGGTTCGACACTTTCGTCTTCTCGGGAACCGGGATCGGGGGAGGCCCCGAGGCGGTCCCCGGCCTCTCGATCCGGGGCTTCGGTCCGAACCCGTTCTCTTCCGCGGTATCCATGGAGCTGACCGTTGCCGGGGCCCCGCACGTCAGGGTCGAGGTTCGGGATCTGGCCGGGCGCCTGGTCGAGACTGTGTTCGAGGGCGAGCCGGGCGCCTCTGCGATGAACGTCACCTGGACCCCCGGGGCCGGTGTGCCCGACGGCCTCTACATCCTGCGGGTCGAGACCCCCGGGGGCTCGGACTCGAGGATGGCGACCCTTCTCAGGTAG
- the fusA gene encoding elongation factor G codes for METGLKEHTPQTLRTVAVIGHGSVGKTSLCDSLLFSAGAADRLGSVSDGTSVFDFTSESRDRKQSLSASIGTCEYADHRINVIDTPGFADFYGETIGAIGVSDGAVLVLDASAGVEVGSLQTWGFASKAGVPVVIWVNRIDRENADFDRVMNQLRETLNRKCVAVSIPIGSGPSFGGYVDVLSGRAFDRSGKEIPLPAGERDRAESARKELVEAAAETDEALMESFFANDTLSPEELDRGLKAAVAGRGLFPVLAGCSVPPAGQASLLDAIVNLVPSPLAGRPAKAGDAGVDPDPSGPFVARVFRATIDKHVGDMVCFRVLRGSVEGAVDVLNTNRGMTERLGNYYYLSGAKRTEASRLVTGDIAAAAKLKATSTNETLADKQKQVVLDPISFPNPVHRAAIAPKKRGEEDKMGAGLTKLASLDPTLFFRNEAEIGQTTLSGMGEQHLATVLARLKDLYSVEAELSKPRIAYHETISKTVSGQYKHKKQTGGRGQYGHVFLRLEPMPRGDGFQFASEVVGGTVPTKFIPAIEKGVTEALDRGPVAGSKVVDVKAVVYDGSFHAVDSSDMAFKLAASKCFKQLMLEAAPQVLEPLMSLEITVPDEFMGDVIGDANSRRGKILGMEAEGGFQVIRALVPEAELYQYTSSLRSLTQARGSFTQSFSHYEPVPREVQERIMSEVTREEEE; via the coding sequence ATGGAGACAGGGTTGAAGGAGCATACACCCCAGACGTTGAGGACGGTTGCGGTCATCGGTCACGGGTCGGTCGGCAAGACCAGCCTCTGCGACTCCCTCCTCTTCTCCGCGGGCGCCGCGGACCGTCTCGGAAGCGTATCCGACGGCACCAGCGTATTCGACTTCACATCCGAGAGCCGCGACCGCAAGCAGAGCCTCTCGGCCTCGATAGGCACCTGCGAGTACGCCGACCACCGCATCAACGTCATCGACACCCCCGGCTTCGCCGACTTCTACGGCGAGACCATAGGGGCCATTGGCGTGAGCGACGGGGCCGTCCTCGTGCTCGACGCCAGCGCCGGCGTCGAGGTGGGCTCCCTCCAGACCTGGGGCTTCGCGTCGAAGGCCGGGGTCCCAGTTGTGATCTGGGTCAACAGGATCGACCGTGAGAACGCAGATTTCGACCGGGTGATGAACCAGCTCCGCGAGACCCTCAACAGGAAGTGCGTGGCCGTCTCGATCCCGATCGGATCGGGCCCCTCCTTCGGGGGATATGTCGATGTCCTCTCGGGCAGGGCCTTCGACAGGTCAGGGAAGGAGATCCCCCTCCCCGCCGGCGAGAGGGACAGGGCCGAGAGCGCCCGCAAGGAGCTGGTGGAGGCCGCCGCGGAGACCGACGAGGCCCTTATGGAGAGCTTCTTCGCCAACGACACGCTCTCCCCCGAGGAGCTCGACCGCGGGCTGAAGGCGGCCGTGGCCGGGCGCGGGCTGTTCCCCGTGCTGGCGGGATGCTCCGTGCCTCCCGCCGGGCAGGCATCCCTCCTCGACGCGATAGTGAACCTCGTGCCCTCGCCCCTTGCCGGCAGGCCGGCGAAGGCCGGCGACGCCGGGGTGGACCCCGACCCCTCGGGTCCGTTCGTCGCAAGGGTGTTCAGGGCCACTATCGACAAGCACGTCGGCGACATGGTCTGCTTCAGGGTCCTGCGGGGCTCCGTCGAGGGCGCGGTCGACGTGCTCAACACCAACCGGGGGATGACCGAGCGCCTGGGCAACTACTACTACCTGTCGGGTGCGAAGCGCACCGAGGCCTCGCGCCTCGTCACCGGCGACATAGCCGCGGCGGCCAAGCTGAAGGCCACGTCCACCAACGAGACTCTCGCAGACAAGCAGAAGCAGGTCGTGCTCGACCCGATCTCCTTCCCCAACCCCGTCCACAGGGCCGCCATCGCGCCGAAGAAGCGCGGCGAGGAGGACAAGATGGGCGCCGGGCTGACCAAGCTCGCGTCCCTCGATCCGACCCTGTTCTTCAGGAACGAGGCCGAGATAGGCCAGACCACGCTCTCGGGCATGGGCGAGCAGCACCTGGCCACCGTCCTGGCGCGCCTCAAGGACCTGTACTCGGTCGAGGCGGAGCTCTCCAAGCCCAGGATCGCCTATCACGAGACCATCTCGAAGACGGTCAGCGGCCAGTACAAGCACAAGAAGCAGACAGGCGGCCGCGGGCAGTACGGGCACGTCTTCCTCAGGCTGGAGCCCATGCCGCGAGGCGACGGCTTCCAGTTCGCGAGCGAGGTCGTGGGCGGCACGGTGCCCACCAAGTTCATTCCGGCCATCGAGAAGGGCGTCACCGAGGCCCTCGACAGGGGTCCGGTGGCGGGCAGCAAGGTCGTCGACGTCAAGGCGGTGGTGTACGACGGTTCGTTCCATGCCGTCGACTCGTCCGACATGGCCTTCAAGCTAGCGGCCAGCAAGTGCTTCAAGCAGCTGATGCTCGAGGCGGCCCCGCAGGTGCTGGAGCCCCTGATGTCGCTCGAGATCACCGTGCCCGACGAGTTCATGGGCGACGTGATAGGCGACGCAAACTCGCGCCGCGGCAAGATCCTGGGCATGGAGGCCGAGGGCGGGTTCCAGGTCATCAGGGCCCTGGTGCCCGAGGCCGAGCTCTACCAGTACACGAGCTCCCTCCGTTCCCTGACGCAGGCGAGGGGCAGCTTCACCCAGTCCTTCTCGCACTACGAGCCCGTGCCCCGCGAGGTACAGGAGAGGATCATGTCAGAGGTCACCAGGGAGGAGGAGGAGTAG
- a CDS encoding phosphotransferase codes for MEEFDALTPAGRRRRLFDLAKLALSHYDLPDPAIEFHAAVTNLHYRVTTRDGRRLMLRLGHPSWRTLDDLRSESMWLEALARDTDVGAPEVIRTRDGLPVFELRTDGVPEPRHVTLMTRVPGRILGGYLSEGNMAKMGLLFARLHIHGKAWTPPAGFTTRRFEHWLSRGEPNLLFEEATLARLPAQSREAVLRMHSLVEGAYDRIDRADLGVIHCDLWHDNIKLHHGRLHPFDFEDTVNGFRSHDIAMAMLDLLEATGDERYAVLLAAFRLGYEHLLDWPEDPIEPLQIGRILWKLNYIARFHGQWFEKAVERHMGVLSTFERTGRVVRPPTD; via the coding sequence GTGGAAGAATTCGATGCACTGACACCGGCCGGGAGGCGGCGGCGTCTCTTCGACCTTGCGAAGCTCGCGCTGTCGCACTACGATCTGCCTGACCCGGCGATCGAGTTCCATGCCGCCGTGACGAACCTCCACTACCGGGTGACGACCCGTGACGGCCGACGCCTCATGCTTCGGCTCGGCCATCCCTCCTGGCGCACCCTGGACGATCTCCGTTCCGAGTCTATGTGGCTCGAGGCGCTCGCCAGAGATACCGATGTCGGCGCACCGGAGGTGATCCGCACGCGAGACGGCCTCCCGGTCTTCGAACTCCGGACAGACGGGGTGCCGGAACCGAGGCACGTCACCCTGATGACACGGGTTCCCGGCAGGATTCTCGGCGGATACCTGTCGGAGGGCAACATGGCGAAGATGGGCCTCCTGTTCGCCAGGCTCCACATCCACGGCAAGGCATGGACGCCTCCGGCCGGCTTCACGACCAGGCGCTTCGAGCACTGGCTCTCGCGCGGCGAGCCGAACCTGCTGTTCGAAGAGGCGACTCTCGCACGGCTGCCGGCACAGAGCCGCGAGGCCGTGCTTAGGATGCACAGTCTCGTCGAGGGGGCCTATGACCGGATCGACCGGGCCGACCTCGGGGTCATCCACTGCGACCTCTGGCACGACAACATCAAACTGCACCACGGAAGGCTGCATCCGTTCGACTTCGAGGACACCGTCAACGGGTTCCGCAGCCACGACATCGCGATGGCCATGCTCGACCTGCTCGAGGCGACAGGCGACGAAAGGTACGCCGTCCTGCTCGCGGCCTTCCGGCTAGGTTACGAACACCTGCTCGACTGGCCGGAGGACCCCATCGAGCCGCTCCAGATCGGCAGGATCCTCTGGAAGCTCAACTACATCGCCAGGTTCCACGGCCAGTGGTTCGAGAAGGCTGTCGAACGGCACATGGGGGTACTGTCGACCTTCGAGAGGACCGGGAGGGTGGTTCGGCCCCCGACGGACTGA
- a CDS encoding class I SAM-dependent methyltransferase produces MAVSGTGMIATDPDWFRDREYWSANRRFIWSDRLIGSSVEAAARIASLLALEPGASVLDLACGFGRHSLELSAAGYRVTGIDLNPDLIGEAVSSATSRGLDARFICADMRDYVEPDAFASVICMFNSFGYFADPKDDRLVLENCLRSLVPGGSLLLAVPPREVVRRSCPSRSSRYWREDSDGTILLEEATVDEAWTWHAIRWTVLRGAKRREYCYGMRLYGASELRDLLASVGFTDTRLLDSLAGRPYGDESQVLVIVARKPLAPA; encoded by the coding sequence ATGGCAGTCTCCGGTACCGGGATGATCGCGACCGATCCGGACTGGTTCCGTGACCGTGAATACTGGTCCGCGAACCGCAGGTTCATCTGGAGCGACAGGCTGATCGGTTCCTCGGTCGAAGCCGCGGCCAGGATCGCATCCCTGCTAGCGCTGGAGCCGGGGGCATCGGTTCTCGACCTCGCCTGCGGGTTCGGCAGGCACTCGCTCGAGCTCTCCGCGGCAGGATATCGCGTCACTGGGATCGACCTCAACCCCGACCTGATCGGGGAAGCCGTCTCATCGGCAACCTCCCGCGGGCTGGATGCGAGGTTCATCTGCGCGGACATGAGAGACTACGTCGAACCGGACGCTTTCGCCAGCGTTATCTGCATGTTCAACTCCTTCGGCTACTTCGCCGACCCCAAGGACGACAGGCTCGTGCTGGAGAACTGCCTCCGCTCGCTCGTCCCGGGGGGCAGCCTGCTCCTCGCGGTGCCTCCGAGGGAGGTCGTCAGGAGGTCCTGTCCCTCCCGGAGCTCGAGGTACTGGCGCGAAGACAGCGACGGGACGATCCTGCTGGAGGAGGCGACGGTGGACGAGGCCTGGACGTGGCACGCCATCCGCTGGACGGTGCTCCGGGGCGCGAAGCGCCGGGAGTACTGCTACGGAATGAGGCTGTACGGAGCGTCCGAGCTGCGCGACCTGCTGGCCTCCGTCGGGTTCACCGACACCAGGCTCCTCGACAGCCTCGCCGGCAGACCTTACGGCGACGAGTCAC
- a CDS encoding FAD-binding oxidoreductase → MSNTYDVVVIGAGSAGTPAAMYLASAGLRVLCLDRNASAGQGSNKCAIGGIRATHSEPSKVRLCLDSISTFSRWREEEGDDIGWLRGGYTYVAYEQKTADLLKRMLPVQRAAGLDIDWAGPETIAAIVPGIAREGLLGGTWSPGDGSASPMESVYAFCRKARRAGAEFRFGEAVTSMEVSGGRVEAVVTGSGRYPCGWVVNCSGSQAREVAGMAGAEVRVDPDCHEAGVTEAVERFFTPMVVDIRRIPGSANYYFYQHTTGQVVFCITPDPPIQGICTRETSDFLPLVAPRMVGLLPRLANLKVRRTWRGTYPQTPDGSPLIGRVGPENHVAALGMCGQGFMLGPGTGALVSRLITGALRAGDSEVLTALDPARRFGGEEALK, encoded by the coding sequence ATGAGCAATACGTACGATGTGGTCGTGATCGGCGCCGGGAGCGCCGGCACCCCCGCGGCGATGTACCTCGCCTCGGCCGGGCTCCGCGTCCTCTGCCTCGACCGGAACGCATCCGCCGGCCAGGGCAGCAACAAGTGCGCGATAGGCGGGATAAGGGCGACCCACAGCGAACCCTCGAAGGTGCGGCTCTGCCTCGACTCCATCTCCACCTTCAGCCGCTGGCGGGAGGAGGAGGGCGACGACATCGGCTGGCTCCGCGGGGGCTACACCTATGTCGCCTACGAGCAGAAGACCGCCGATCTGCTGAAGAGGATGCTGCCCGTCCAGCGCGCGGCGGGCCTCGACATCGACTGGGCGGGCCCGGAGACCATCGCGGCCATCGTGCCGGGCATCGCCCGCGAGGGACTCCTGGGCGGGACGTGGTCGCCCGGCGACGGCAGCGCGAGCCCCATGGAGTCGGTCTATGCCTTCTGCCGGAAGGCGCGCAGGGCGGGGGCGGAGTTCCGCTTCGGCGAGGCCGTGACGAGCATGGAGGTTTCGGGCGGCAGGGTCGAGGCTGTGGTCACCGGCAGCGGACGCTACCCCTGCGGCTGGGTCGTGAACTGCTCGGGCTCGCAGGCCCGCGAGGTGGCCGGGATGGCCGGGGCGGAGGTCAGGGTCGACCCCGACTGCCACGAGGCAGGCGTCACCGAGGCGGTCGAGCGGTTCTTCACCCCCATGGTCGTCGACATCAGGAGGATCCCGGGTTCGGCCAACTACTACTTCTACCAGCACACGACGGGGCAGGTGGTGTTCTGCATCACGCCCGACCCGCCGATCCAGGGGATCTGCACGCGCGAGACCTCGGATTTCCTGCCCCTGGTGGCGCCGCGCATGGTGGGCCTGCTGCCCAGGCTCGCCAACCTGAAGGTCAGGCGCACCTGGAGGGGGACCTACCCGCAGACCCCGGACGGCTCGCCGCTGATCGGCAGGGTGGGCCCCGAGAACCACGTCGCCGCGCTGGGCATGTGCGGGCAGGGCTTCATGCTCGGCCCGGGAACCGGAGCGCTCGTGTCCCGGTTGATAACGGGGGCTCTGCGCGCGGGTGATTCGGAAGTTCTCACGGCCCTCGACCCCGCCCGGAGGTTCGGCGGGGAGGAGGCCCTGAAGTAG